From a single candidate division WOR-3 bacterium genomic region:
- a CDS encoding polysaccharide deacetylase family protein codes for MKYFVLSVDIEDWFQVENLKKQIHYDEWPGKESRIDESTRVVLDILKKRDIKATFFILGWIAKRKPELVKEIACRGHEIASHGYKHELLHKIDDSAVESDIRKSVEILSPLSQKEIIGYRAPSFSITKAAACALKAMNFVYDASLNDFQFNRRYGKIGTCNKMSRVDGSDVRFTVLENDLVEFPISVNTYLTIYWPLGGGYFRLSPMWFIRKQLHDIFRESDIVSIYLHPWEFDPGQPRLKSLSTNYYFRHYYGLDRTADKIDNLIRLVKNSPGVKIKTFGEMAKILARKV; via the coding sequence ATGAAGTATTTTGTGCTCTCTGTTGACATCGAGGATTGGTTTCAGGTCGAGAATCTTAAGAAGCAGATTCATTACGACGAGTGGCCCGGGAAAGAATCGCGAATAGATGAAAGTACCAGGGTTGTACTCGATATATTGAAAAAGAGAGATATAAAAGCAACGTTTTTCATACTTGGTTGGATCGCTAAAAGGAAACCCGAATTGGTAAAAGAAATTGCCTGTCGGGGACATGAAATCGCATCTCACGGATATAAACACGAGTTACTGCATAAGATTGATGATTCTGCGGTAGAATCTGATATCAGGAAATCAGTTGAGATATTGAGTCCGTTATCGCAGAAGGAGATCATCGGATACCGCGCGCCCAGTTTCTCAATAACAAAGGCTGCTGCCTGTGCTCTTAAGGCGATGAATTTCGTTTATGACGCCAGCCTTAATGATTTCCAGTTCAACAGAAGGTATGGGAAGATAGGAACATGCAATAAGATGAGCAGGGTAGATGGTAGCGACGTCAGGTTTACAGTTCTGGAAAACGACCTTGTTGAATTCCCGATCTCAGTAAATACATATCTCACGATATACTGGCCTTTGGGTGGTGGCTACTTCAGATTATCTCCAATGTGGTTTATTAGAAAGCAGCTGCATGATATTTTCAGAGAGAGTGACATCGTGAGCATTTACCTGCATCCATGGGAATTTGATCCGGGACAGCCGCGTCTGAAGAGTTTGAGCACAAATTATTACTTCCGACATTACTATGGTCTGGACAGAACTGCGGACAAGATAGACAATTTGATCAGGTTGGTAAAGAATTCCCCTGGCGTTAAGATTAAAACTTTTGGGGAAATGGCCAAGATCCTGGCGCGTAAAGTTTAG